Below is a window of Heteronotia binoei isolate CCM8104 ecotype False Entrance Well chromosome 14, APGP_CSIRO_Hbin_v1, whole genome shotgun sequence DNA.
GGCTGCACTGGGCGCCCGCTTCCCTGTCCCACACGCACAGGATCTGGACGTAGGAACAAACACTTTGCAGACCTATCACCTGAGCGCCAATGAGAACTTCAACCTCAATGTGAAGGCACGCACAGATGGCACCAAATTCCCAGAGCTGGTTCTGGAGAACGTATTGGACAGGGAGCACATAGCCGTTCACCATTTGGTCCTGACAGCAGAGGACGGTGGCTCACCCCCCAGGTCTAGCACAATCCAAATTGCTGTCCACGTTCTGGATGCCAATGACAACCACCCAGTTTTTGACAAGCCCACTTACCATACCCGTTTGGTCGAAAACTCTCCTCTGGGGACGCTGGTGATCAAGCTGAATGCGACGGACCGGGACGAAGGGCCTAACGGAGAGATCCGCTATTCCCTCAGCAGCCATAACTCTGAAATCTTGCGCAAGACATTTGCTATTGACAACACCACAGGAGAGATCCGTGTTCAAGGGAACCTGGATTTTGAAGAAGCCAGTGTGTATGAAATCGAAGTGGAGGCCAAGGATATGGGCTCCCCCACAATGGAAGAGCACTGCAGCGTCATGGTAGAAGTGGTGGATGTGAACGACAACCCCCCTGAAGTTGTCCTCACTTCTTTTTCCAGCTCTATTAATGAAGATGCACCACCTGGCACTGTTGTTGCTGTGATCCACGTCAAAGACAGGGACTCTGGTGACCAAGGGAAAGTTCATTGTGACCTGCCCAGAAACCTCCCATTCAAACTTCGGAAGGACTTTGAGCACCAGTATTCCTTGCTCACCAGTGAGCAGCTAGACCGGGAGAGCACCGCACAATACAATGTCACCATTTATGCCTTCGACCTGGGAAGCCCCTCTTTCTCCCAACACACGTCTTTCTCCATCACTCTAGCAGATGTCAATGACAACCCACCTCATTTTGACAGGTCTTATTATGAAGCCATCCTAGAAGAAAACAATCCCATTGGGGCAGTTCTTCTGACGGTTTCTGCAGCGGATGCTGACAAAGATCAGAATTCCCGTCTTTCTTACACTGTTTTGGCTAGCCCTGGGCGGCAGAGAGTCGAGGATCCCACCTCTTACATCTCCATCAACCCAACGAGTGGGCAAGTGTATGCAGAACGCCCCTTTGATTACGAGCAAATCAATCATTTCCGCTTCCAGGTGGAGGCCTGTGATGGTGGCTCTCCTCCTCTGTGCAACAGGATCATGGCACACATCTACTTATTAGATCAAAATGACAACGCCCCTTGGATCCGATTTCCCTTCACTGGGAAAGATTCCCTGGTGCAGTTCAGGATCCCCCGATCTACTTCAGCCAACACCTTAGTCACCAAAATCATGGCCGTGGACTTGGACTCTGGGAGAAACGCCTGGCTCTCCTACCATTTAGAGCAGGCCACCGACCCCAGTCTTTTCAGTACGGCCCTGCGTAACGGGGAGGTGAGGACCACAAGAGCTCTGCACGACCTGGACAACCCTACCCAGGAGCTGGTCCTGGTGGTGAGAGACTCAGGAGAGCCTTCCATGTCCACCTCTGTCACTGTGATGGTGCTCCTGGAAGAGAGCGCCCCGGAAGCCTTCCTGGGCTTAACAGCTCACTCTGTGGAGAGCGAGGCCCCCCCCATGGTGACTGTGTACCTGATCATCTCCCTGGCGGCCATCTCCACCATCTCCTTGATGGCTTTGGTGGCCCTGGGGGTCCGATGCTTCCGTCCCGGGGCCTGCGCTCCGCCTTCGGCCTTCGGCTGCTGCAGAAGCAAGGCCGGCGTGCTCCAAGACCCCCTGGACCCCATGCTGGACCACTGCCACTATCAGCTGAGCCCCGGGGACGCCACCATTGGAGTGCAAGTGGCCTGTTTGGGACCCCCAGCCCGGGGCTACCGCTCTTGCTTCTCTCCCGTCTCGGACATCAGCGAGTTTGTGTTCATGAAACCCAACCTGACGCTGagcaccgccgccgccgcctcc
It encodes the following:
- the LOC132582780 gene encoding protocadherin gamma-C5-like — its product is MREVNTDHSSPFSLRYFIFLPDRRCILQGLKEILSAINSSWFAVLLLPAVDIRKMFRTENSAWRLGLLHAFSFWLLLSGSSAQIRYSVPEELTRGSFVGNVAKDLGMDVAKLAAANLQVLSDSDSQYFSVNVNTGIIIVNDRIDREQLCGQNLRCFLHLKLAIENPVEFYRIEVEILDINDNAPEFSSSTIALQVYELAALGARFPVPHAQDLDVGTNTLQTYHLSANENFNLNVKARTDGTKFPELVLENVLDREHIAVHHLVLTAEDGGSPPRSSTIQIAVHVLDANDNHPVFDKPTYHTRLVENSPLGTLVIKLNATDRDEGPNGEIRYSLSSHNSEILRKTFAIDNTTGEIRVQGNLDFEEASVYEIEVEAKDMGSPTMEEHCSVMVEVVDVNDNPPEVVLTSFSSSINEDAPPGTVVAVIHVKDRDSGDQGKVHCDLPRNLPFKLRKDFEHQYSLLTSEQLDRESTAQYNVTIYAFDLGSPSFSQHTSFSITLADVNDNPPHFDRSYYEAILEENNPIGAVLLTVSAADADKDQNSRLSYTVLASPGRQRVEDPTSYISINPTSGQVYAERPFDYEQINHFRFQVEACDGGSPPLCNRIMAHIYLLDQNDNAPWIRFPFTGKDSLVQFRIPRSTSANTLVTKIMAVDLDSGRNAWLSYHLEQATDPSLFSTALRNGEVRTTRALHDLDNPTQELVLVVRDSGEPSMSTSVTVMVLLEESAPEAFLGLTAHSVESEAPPMVTVYLIISLAAISTISLMALVALGVRCFRPGACAPPSAFGCCRSKAGVLQDPLDPMLDHCHYQLSPGDATIGVQVACLGPPARGYRSCFSPVSDISEFVFMKPNLTLSTAAAASPEDQGPEPGCFSKVSLFPPRALLGGGASSLWPRARAGRGRGGCGVAPLCPLPRGGGGGAPASPPPRLLPALFPPLQMPPAARPARAPGEPSPPPPGGAVAGGRGGLRGAGGASE